A stretch of the Sorangium aterium genome encodes the following:
- the pgm gene encoding phosphoglucomutase (alpha-D-glucose-1,6-bisphosphate-dependent) gives MPLHPLAGRKAPPDVLIDPDTLRAQYYSERPDMGDPQQRVAFGTSGHRGSAARRSFNEAHVLAIAQAICEYRAKEGTTGSLYLGMDTHALSEPAQRSVIEVFAANGVDVLIAERSGVTPTPAISHAILTANRGRTSGLADGVVITPSHNPPDDGGIKYNPPNGGPADTAVTGWIEDRANELLRADNAGVKRTPYEAALRAPTTHPYDFIGPYVADLGNVVDLEAVRGAKLRIGVDPLGGSNIAYWAPIAEKFGLDITVVNQAVDPTFGFMPLDHDGKIRMDCSSPHAMANLIALKDDYDLAFGNDADSDRHGIVTRSAGLMNPNHYLAVAVSYLFRNRPLWRPDAAVGKTLVSSSMIDRVAKDLGRPLREVPVGFKWFVDGLLDGSLGFGGEESAGASFLRKNGQVWSTDKDGILLDLLAAEILARTGRDPAEHYRDLTARFGAPIYTRIDAPATPSQKSVLKKLSPDAVRAKTLAGEPITAKLTRAPGNGGEIGGLKVVAENGWFAARPSGTEDVYKIYAESFKDQAHLDRVLDEARAMVTDALSAK, from the coding sequence ATGCCGCTCCACCCCCTCGCAGGCCGCAAGGCCCCTCCCGATGTGCTGATCGATCCCGACACGCTGCGCGCGCAGTACTACAGCGAGCGCCCCGACATGGGCGATCCGCAGCAGCGCGTCGCCTTCGGCACCTCAGGCCACCGCGGCTCGGCCGCCCGGCGCAGCTTCAACGAGGCGCACGTCCTCGCGATCGCGCAGGCCATCTGCGAGTACCGCGCGAAGGAGGGCACGACGGGCTCGCTCTACCTCGGCATGGACACGCACGCGCTCTCGGAGCCGGCGCAGCGCAGCGTCATCGAGGTCTTCGCGGCCAACGGCGTCGACGTCCTCATCGCCGAACGGAGCGGCGTCACGCCGACGCCGGCCATCTCGCACGCGATCCTCACGGCCAACCGCGGGCGCACCTCGGGGCTCGCGGACGGCGTGGTGATCACGCCGTCGCACAACCCGCCCGACGACGGCGGCATCAAGTACAACCCGCCGAACGGCGGGCCGGCCGACACCGCCGTCACCGGCTGGATCGAGGATCGCGCCAACGAGCTGCTCCGCGCCGACAACGCGGGCGTGAAGCGCACGCCCTACGAGGCCGCGCTGCGCGCGCCGACGACCCACCCGTACGATTTCATCGGCCCCTACGTCGCCGATCTCGGCAACGTGGTCGATCTCGAGGCCGTCCGCGGCGCGAAGCTGCGCATCGGCGTCGATCCGCTCGGCGGCTCGAACATCGCGTACTGGGCGCCGATCGCCGAGAAATTCGGGCTGGATATCACGGTGGTGAACCAGGCCGTCGACCCCACCTTCGGCTTCATGCCCCTCGATCACGACGGCAAGATCCGCATGGACTGCTCGTCGCCCCACGCGATGGCGAACCTCATCGCGCTCAAGGACGACTACGATCTCGCGTTCGGCAACGACGCCGACTCGGATCGCCACGGCATCGTCACGCGCAGCGCCGGGCTGATGAACCCGAACCATTACCTCGCCGTGGCGGTGTCCTACCTCTTCCGGAACCGCCCGCTCTGGCGGCCCGACGCGGCCGTGGGCAAGACGCTCGTCTCGAGCAGCATGATCGATCGGGTGGCGAAGGACCTCGGCCGCCCGCTCCGCGAGGTGCCGGTCGGCTTCAAGTGGTTCGTCGACGGGCTGCTCGACGGCTCGCTCGGCTTCGGCGGCGAGGAGAGCGCGGGCGCCTCGTTCCTGCGGAAGAACGGGCAGGTGTGGTCGACGGACAAGGACGGCATCCTCCTCGACCTGCTCGCCGCCGAGATCCTCGCCCGCACGGGGCGCGATCCGGCCGAGCACTACCGCGACCTTACCGCGCGGTTCGGCGCGCCGATCTACACGCGCATCGACGCGCCGGCCACGCCGAGCCAGAAGAGCGTGCTCAAGAAGCTCTCCCCCGACGCGGTGCGCGCCAAGACCCTCGCGGGCGAGCCGATCACCGCGAAGCTCACGCGCGCGCCCGGCAACGGCGGCGAGATCGGCGGGCTCAAGGTCGTCGCGGAGAACGGCTGGTTCGCCGCGCGGCCGTCGGGCACCGAGGACGTTTACAAGATCTACGCGGAGAGCTTCAAGGACCAGGCGCACCTCGATCGCGTGCTCGACGAGGCGCGCGCGATGGTCACCGACGCGCTGTCGGCCAAGTGA